The sequence ATTTCTATTTACTTCTACTGGAAATgacattttctccttttttttttttttttttttttttcaaactgatCAACTTCCATTACTTCAAAGGATCCATATTATAATGAGAAACATACAGCGGTTGAAAGCATACTGAGTATTAATCTAACTAGCTAATATACAGAGTAATTAGGTGTGTCTTTCGCATTgtgaaaattcaataaatatttgcGATATTTTGATTCTGGGTATATCTTCAAACACTGAGTTTGGTGATGCCCATTGCACAATGGAATGGGCACATCGGTTCTGGGCCCGATGAATTTTAActgattttcaactttcaaagtTGCTAAGCAGTATTCTTGAATCTCTTATCAAACTTTCTATGATCCAGCTTGAGTTGTGGCTTGTATTTTTTAGAGCTGAAATTACCACCTGAAAGTCACCTTCAATAACAATACTCTTCCATCCTTTCCCGGCTGCCAAACGGAGTCATATAAAGGTCGCTAGTGCCTCTCCACAATTTGAGTTGCAATTTCTTGTAAATTCATTTACACATGCAACAATTTTCCTTACATGATCCCTACACACTGCTCCTGTTGCTGTAGTGCCTAACTGTCAAATTGCTACATCAAAAGAAATTGAGACCTGACCTTTTGGTGGTGGATTCCACATGGGACTTTCGACTTTAGTTTTCATTTCCCAAACCCTATTGTGTTCTTTGTAATTCCGAAGGGCCTTTCCCACAAAGTTTATAGAAATTGATTGAGATccatgtataatttaatttctatagAACCAAAGATTATCCATTGCTAGAATAACAAAAATAGAACCAATGACATTTTCTCCCTTATTTGCTTAGCATGCGCTCGGCTTGATCTTTTCTCTGCTTTTGACTCATGTAGTGTACCAACTTTACAGCTTGTagatattttatgtttgatgtgaTTCTATTTGATCTGttaaatatactttataataaaaataattttataatctgacgaaccacataaaaccacattagtttgtaagattgtttttgtttaatctctttgtggctagAGTATTTTCTTTCGATTTTGTATTTGAGAAAGCTGTTAATTTGGTGAGAATTTAAGAGGCACAtttactaaataaaatatatcacacAACCTAATTACTTGTCCTCAAACTAggaaattattacaaaatatataaaaggttATTTAAGATGGATCATTCATGCTAAAACTGAAAATTAATTAGTAAAGATGGAATGGGAGTCGAGGCCTCACTACTGCAACAAGTGGGAACTTTCTTTGTGTTGCCAAACCATAAATTTCCTCCATGCTCAAATCTTCCGGCTTCATGTCATCCTCCAGTTTCCACTCAAATCCATGCAATATATTGGCTAAGCTAGAGCTGATCATCTTTAATCCAAGACTATATCCAGGGCACATCCTCCTTCCTGAACCAAATGGCAATAGCTCGAAATGTTGTCCCTTGACATCAATATTTGCTCCCAAGAACCTCTCTGGGCAGAATTCTTCAGGTGCATTCCATACTGATGGGTCTCTTCCTATACTCCATGTGTTTATGAAGACTGTAGTTCCTTTACGAATATCATAACCAGCTACTTCACAATTTTCCATAGCTAGGCGTGGTGTTAGCAATACAGCCACAGGATGTTTCCTCATCGTCTCTTTCATAATTGCGTTAATATAAGGAAGCTGTGGAATGTCATTCTCCTCTACCCATCTATCTTTCCCAATAACCCTATCAAGCTCTTCGGTAGCCTTCTTCATAAGGTGGGGTTGCTTCAAGAGTTCAGACATTGCCCATTCCACTGAAGTCGCAGACGTGTCTGTGCCTCCAGCTACAAGATCCTAATTTTAAGAAGAACCAAAGTTGCATAGATCAATGTCATTCATATTATCATCACCAGTAATTCTActtacatacaatcgtgaagtgcgtaaacgttGCATAAtagctttgaaaaagagttgagttcactattaaaaaattaattttttttcatataagtctcatattttattcatttttttcaaaacgattatagTTGCACAATTCGcagttgcaaatatcttttctctttgaTCACATGTCTAGTTTGAAATCTATGACTCAATATTATGAAAGTAGTCGCATTGAAACAAGATGTGCTTCGAAAATACAATACCTGAGTGATCCCCTTGACGTTGTCATAAGTGAGATTAACCTGATTGTTAGAATCATCAGCTAGATGCAACAATAAATCCACCATGTCCTTTGGCTCAAAATCTTTCACTCCTAGTCTCTTGGTCTTATGTTCTTCAAAAACATGGTCGTGGAATCGATCAATTTTTCTTGACACTGTCTTCATTCGTTTCACGTATCCCTGCAAGTCCAAGAAATCTAGCCACGGTATCCAGTCCCCAATATTTAGCACCCCATTAAGCAAGAACAACTCGCCTAACATTTCTTGGAATTCTCGGAGTGTCACTATAGATTTTTCATGTCCAGATTCGCCAAAATACTTCTTACCCAATACAATTCTACTGATAACACTAAGAGTGAGGCGTGACAGATGCTCTTTCACCTTGATGGGCTTCCCAGACAATGCCCACAGGCGTGAAGAAAGAGCACGTCTTTCTTCAACACGTATGTTCTCATAGGACTCTAGTCTCCTTGAGTTAAATAGCTCGGAGAGACATATCTTGCGCCCTTGGCGCAGATAAGGTCCCCAAGGTGCCCATGTAATATCGGTGTAGTTATAAGCGGTGTACTTCCCAGCTGCAGTTTTGGGTCTACAAGAAAAAATGTGATCATGTGTCTTCAAGAATTGCTTTGCCATTTCAGGAGACGAGGCAATCACTACTGGGATTGACCCGAATCTAAGCTGCATGATCTGCCCATATTTTTGCGACAATTTGTGAAGGGATTGGTGAGGGAGAGGATCAATAAGGTTTAGATTGCCAATGATAGGCCAAGGTTTGGGACCTGGTGGCAGTTTTAACTTGTGGGATGGAAATGGGAGATGttttgagagaaagaaaagggaagCTAGCCCCGCCATGGCTAACACTGCAAGCCAAGAAGTGACCTCCATGGctgaggcttttttttttttttttttgtttactttgtGAGTGAGAGTTCGGAGTGGTTAAGGTGGATTATATAATGGGTAGTGCTGCTAGCCTGCTATGCTACCCAAAATTTAATACCAGTGTCGACTTTCATTGATAATATTAATGCTTCtcgtcattttaatttttattatctttttattattttataatgtgatattaattgattataaattatttattatattttatgtataaatttatcatttaatatcacatcataaaatgataacaaaataataaaaaattagatgatTAATAGATTTCTTTTCGAAATAAAGGAGGAAacacagacaaaaaaaaaaaaaaaaaaagtaactgaAAGCATATATGTACGGATTTATTCAAAATCTATCCAAATgcaatctaaaatattatcatgaaTAGTATGCACCAACCAAGTCTCGCTCGACTACTTGAACACCAgaacatatatatgaaattccatgcagataaaaataaaataaaaaataaaaaagagagatcgACAACAGAAGCTCTCATGCAATAACGATGGCTAATACACAAATAACTCTGTACAAATAGATTTgggaaagtttaaaaaaaattcaaaagttggaaaatgaaaataaatttcattgatttgaaaatataatgagtcaattttgagaagaaatttaataatttcttctCAAAATTATACGGGCAATAGTGTCCACACCTTGATTAAAACAATAAAAGCTAGGTAAcaaaatatgatattatttatttatttttttaatattttttgaaatggtATCAAATGATTGGctcacacataaaatataactaatatTCAGCCATTAAATACAATGATAGAAGATGATAGTAAAATAGGATAATAGGAGGATAAGTTGACGTAGATAGCATATCTAACAAAGTGTTTATATTgtatgatttgatttgaaagaaagattcttgaatttgaatcttacaaattaaattttgttatataagtaattatatatgtaaatagtatattttatgCACCgacttgcaaataaaaaaattcactcaACTAACTTACCAAATctaataaatgaggtattttaaGATTCaagcatatttaaaaaaaaaaaatctcacatttgAACCGATACGATAGCAGGAGGATAAGTTGACGTAGATGGTATATTTAACAAAGTGCTTGTATTgtatgatttgatttgaaagagagatttttaaatttgaatcttacagaTTAAATTTTGTGATATAAGTAAtgtaaatagtttattttaaacaccgatttgcaaataaaaaaatccactcaACTAACTTACCAAATCCAATAAATGACATATCTTAAGATTCaagcatatttaaaaaaaaaattctcatatttgaaCCGACAACACACCTAGGAGCAAATACCATGAGTTTTACAATAACGATGGCCAATacacaaataaatttcattgaTTTGGAATATAATGAGACATTGCtcgtttattttattatcattgtttcaatatttttaaaacattttactcaagttatgtaacaccccgcattttaatgtatttttattaaaagattatttttatttatttaaaaatttattctcgtattttaaaattggttggatttttagtgagtttatttttatgattttaatttggtgaaaattaatttttatgtgctttcttattatttatttattgttgtacatttaaattgcttttcatattaaattaattactgtgggatttaattatttcaatttgactttaccattatgtttaaattattttatttaacttgctgttttaaaatcttttccgttggatcatttttgtgacccaatttataaggattagacctcatttctttctctgcatttttcttttcctcttttcttttccttttcttttttctttttttcttctttcctttttctttcttcttcttccttcccctCCCGCGCGACCCAGCCCCCTCTCCTGTGCGTCATTCTTCGTCCGCctagcccgccgccgtgcgccggcggtggtcgacaccgctcGGCTCCCTAGCTTCCCCAACCACCGGCGTCGCTACCCCTCCGATCTCAACTCCATTCGCgctgccgttagccaccacgagcccactGAAGCTGCGGCattctttccgccgctgcgccaccgtcgcaccaccattggccaccatcttcacaccacttcatcctcgacctcttggcaacccattggacctaaccccacctccgatccgtcaccggtgaagcacatctaactccattttcgttttgggtatatttggcctaaaaagacccttgcgccgccacccatggccaaccaccaccaccactagcttcaccgacctccctaggccttaccctatcaatcttgagtCTTTGTTTGCACCCGTTGAAAAGTTGGATATTgtgacccacagccacagtgtattttacactgtggtgttgctcagacgtcgcctttttcaatttcttgatccttcggaaattgctatattgcactgtaagtatttctccaaagaactttcgtaatttaaatgtatttttgcactaacccatttcactgtattttttggcatgccggactgagtccgaggagttcgggggtcggatggatttgtgattggagttgtttggttggtttggtttatttggtttggttgttgatgagttgttttgattggatttgttgggattggttctggatggatgttggatcagtgttggtgcatgttcatatcattatttcatgcatgatcatgtttgtaaagaaaactgggttttcgtgcattgcattcatgctcatgtgtgatttgaaaggttatgattttatgtgataatatttttaggtgcgtgtgtatcacgaccccgagccgagatggggcattaactcggtggagctcctctggttactcgggagcggaatatactgagtaacgtcctcTGGGTTGTCGCCAGGCAACAATAggatcagacgagatggtctcgtgccgactccgtggtccttctgttggcggggactagaggatgtctggccacgtacgcgctgggcgcggaactgggcatcgctggttgcgtagtgtgggtgcttggccatgtacgcgccgggcgcggaactgagcaccgctacgaagccagaacttgcggatggtccataggggaggccatggtgcatatggaattaatgcatggtgcatatggagttaatgcactattttctgggaaaatagtgcgagttggatttctaggtaaatcattttctgaaaaaatgttttatgaatattttgggccaaaatgggattttgacgtgtgttgaaataattattttcggggaaaataatgtgttgagtaaaatgcatatttttcatgtgcatgcatgttagttgcatttaatgcattttatattgcgttgttatttggggtcatacttacctgcgatactaTTTTGTGgtaacacagattttgatgcagatgaggaggaggagggcgagcctgaggagatggctccgcccgaggagtgatctgagatcactcgtttgtttatttgaaaactattgtaatatatttttatagatgactgtataactgctattcaaatttttactgatatttgattgtaaataaattctggtacttagttgactatccgctgcgttattttatttgtacactgttgcatgtacacacaccgacacttcgttgggatgtgtgaccgtgttgtcactaTCTTGAcatctcgatccctgtgtatttatataaggagAATTGGGAGCGCCACAAGTTACATATCATTTCGAGAATTTCAAGTGtctttatcatttaattaaattcttggAAAGTAGGATAGATGGctcagtttttaaaaataatgatatttattgtCCATATAGAATTTCATGCATGGCCATATAGAATATTGATGGTCTTGCTATATATAGACAATATAGCAAAATGGGCAGCTTCCAATAACA comes from Juglans microcarpa x Juglans regia isolate MS1-56 chromosome 8S, Jm3101_v1.0, whole genome shotgun sequence and encodes:
- the LOC121245103 gene encoding trimethyltridecatetraene synthase-like, giving the protein MEVTSWLAVLAMAGLASLFFLSKHLPFPSHKLKLPPGPKPWPIIGNLNLIDPLPHQSLHKLSQKYGQIMQLRFGSIPVVIASSPEMAKQFLKTHDHIFSCRPKTAAGKYTAYNYTDITWAPWGPYLRQGRKICLSELFNSRRLESYENIRVEERRALSSRLWALSGKPIKVKEHLSRLTLSVISRIVLGKKYFGESGHEKSIVTLREFQEMLGELFLLNGVLNIGDWIPWLDFLDLQGYVKRMKTVSRKIDRFHDHVFEEHKTKRLGVKDFEPKDMVDLLLHLADDSNNQVNLTYDNVKGITQDLVAGGTDTSATSVEWAMSELLKQPHLMKKATEELDRVIGKDRWVEENDIPQLPYINAIMKETMRKHPVAVLLTPRLAMENCEVAGYDIRKGTTVFINTWSIGRDPSVWNAPEEFCPERFLGANIDVKGQHFELLPFGSGRRMCPGYSLGLKMISSSLANILHGFEWKLEDDMKPEDLSMEEIYGLATQRKFPLVAVVRPRLPFHLY